Within the Fusarium musae strain F31 chromosome 11, whole genome shotgun sequence genome, the region CTCACCGCAAGCCTCCACGTTTCAAGTTCACCAAAGCTCGCTATTCCCAGAGCATACGATCCGCATCAGAGAACAGGTTGACGACTCCATATGCGACGCCCGCGTGAAGCAGTACACAGGCTGGCTCGATGTCGGCAACCAGCATCTTTTCTTCTGGTACTTTGAGAGCAAGAATGCACCCAAAACAGACCCTCTTGTGCTTTGGTTGACGGGAGGTCCCGGCGGTTCTTCAATGCTGGGATTGCTTCAAGAGCTTGGACCGTGTCTGATCAACGAGCATGGTAATGGGACGGTTCATAACCCTTATGGGTGGAATGAGAATGCGAACTATATCTTTGTCGACCAGCCTGCAAGCGTTGGCTTCTCGTACCTGGATGACGGAGAGCCGATTCCGTCAAATTCTTTCGTCGCTGCTGAGAGTATGCACAAGTTCTTACAACTTTTTGTGAGCCAAGTATTCCCGGATCTTGCCGACAGGCCCTTCCATATCTCGGGAGAGAGTTACGGAGTAGGTGATCCGGCATACCCTGTCTTGCGACGTGACTGATTCTCTAGGGCCACTATATCCCCGTGCTGGGAGCGACTATTGTTGCACAGAACAGCCTCTACCCTAAGCGACCTCAAGTCAATCTCGAGTCAGTTCTCATCGGCAACGGCTACGTCTCTCCCCTGGACACACACTTCGGATACTGGGAAACACTTTGCACCACGAACCCAGGTGTTGACAAGCCTGTTTTCAACAGCACACGCTGTGACATTATGGCCGCGAACCTTCCGCGATGTCTTGGCCTCGCACGGGTATGTTATGAGCATCCCGATCATGCTATCTGTGGCGCTGCAGGCAAAGTCTGCTGGGACGGTGTCATCAGTTGGTATGATGGAGAATCCGGTACAGGGGGCAACAGGAACAGATTCGACATTACCAGGCCCTGCGAATCTGGAGATGATCTGTGCTACAAGCAAGCAGGCCTCATTGAGAAGTATCTTAACACCCAGAAAGTTTTCGATGCCTTAGGCGTACCCAGTGCAG harbors:
- a CDS encoding hypothetical protein (MEROPS:MER0002010): MGFLKTVLLLAGASLGAFASQIPLKDTDSPQASTFQVHQSSLFPEHTIRIREQVDDSICDARVKQYTGWLDVGNQHLFFWYFESKNAPKTDPLVLWLTGGPGGSSMLGLLQELGPCLINEHGNGTVHNPYGWNENANYIFVDQPASVGFSYLDDGEPIPSNSFVAAESMHKFLQLFVSQVFPDLADRPFHISGESYGGHYIPVLGATIVAQNSLYPKRPQVNLESVLIGNGYVSPLDTHFGYWETLCTTNPGVDKPVFNSTRCDIMAANLPRCLGLARVCYEHPDHAICGAAGKVCWDGVISWYDGESGTGGNRNRFDITRPCESGDDLCYKQAGLIEKYLNTQKVFDALGVPSAVTNYSIYAMDVEVAFSLGYDQEISTQSQILYLLDHDIDVLMYQGNLDLACNTAGNLRWSNSMPWKGQPEYVAQRQRSWGADGDEFGWYKEVKIKMGESDKKTTFAFVTVDGAGHMVPQDKPKEGLELVNRWLKKRTFNK